The region AAGGTGGTGGCAGTGGAGGTTTCCGAAGTCGTggaagaggaaggggaaggGGAAGTGGAAACAGACCCCAGCTTTCTGCAGAAGAGTTGGATGCCCAGCTGGATGCTTACAATGCCAAGGTTTGTACTCAGACACATGGCAACATGACTATACTGTGAAGATTTTGttgataatttaataattatATGTCTCATGTTTTGGTTTCAGATGGACACCAGTTAGAAGCACCCAGTGAGGATGCTGctcctgtccttttttttaaattttggacattaattaaaaaacgGATTAATCAGATACGGTGAATTGAACTTTTACACTTTTGTTTTGAAGCCATTTTATTGTATGGACCATTGTATTCTGTTGATTTTTGTAGCCATGTCTTCTGGGgcaattttatattttgagaATATTCCTCTTGGCCCACCAGCTCATGTGGTCTTTTCCAAATGTATGGACTTAAACCTGCAacatgttctttttcttttttttttaatattattattatcatataaACCTGATTCAAGGGTTTGATAGGCTGTTTAATGTACTGGTAAATGTTGATACACTTCAGTTCAGTCACTTGGTACTGTATACTTGACATGATGAGGGTTTTGTACATAAATACATTATATTGAATCATCTTTCTGGTGTTTGTTTATTAAGAAATTTCTCCTCCTGGGacagtgtttttaacagtgacaATGAATGCCTTTTCAAAAATGCATGAGAACCAAATGATAACAGAATTGTGCTATAGTTTTGCAATCATTCTCTATATCTCTTCATATTGTCTGTTGGTCAGATTCGCTTTAGCTATTCTGATGTCTTaagctttgacaaaatgtactCATAAAGTCCCATTTAAAGTGGACTGTTGTCCTGGCGGCCTAAATAAGTCAAATGTTATTTAGATTTGATCTCTTTTTGAAAACAAGCTGAAATCTATGTTCTCGCATGTTACCGTATTCCGTAATCACGATCTCTCTTACAGTATCCAAAGAATAAGAGGAGTataaattactgtatatttatccGTAAACTATAAGTGTTtgcaaaaaatgaaattaaaacgtGATTGTTGGTGGCGCGCGTCACTGCACCGCACGTCACCTGCGTGCAGCGTGCGCGGACCTGTTTCCCGGAAACGTGTTGCGCGGGCAGCGCACGGGGCGGCGCCGTTCCCTTGTTCGCCATACTTGCACAGGAGCGCAGAGCAACGAACGCACTTACTGCAAAGGCACCTGAAATCACTACTGCATTCAACATAAAGGTAAGTCTCCTCAGGTCCATGGACGGGTAATAACAGCATTTCTGAAGCAATGCTAACCGGCGCACGCCAGCGAAACCATTCTGATTTCACCCCTTGCCTCCGTCAGCTGATGATAACTTGTCAGGCTAATGTTAGCCGCCGGCTCTGGTTAGCTTGGCTGAATTGTTCTCAGCGAACCAGCTAGCCACTTGTCTCTTTCTTCAGTCCCACCCTATATGACAGTGTCGGCGCCGAGAAAAGTTCGGCTCTGTTGTTTTGTATAAATCCCGTTAATCACTCAGACAAGCTACAACTTTTGCAGTAACAGTGCGCTGTCGCTGTCCTGACGTGCTGTCAAAAGCAGTACAGTAGCCGGGTTTCTGAAAAGATGCCAGTCTGCAATGGTAGCGTTAGCTGGCTCCCACAGTGATGACTGTAAGTTGCTGGTTTACCGCTATGGTAGCTGCGGCCAGCCTTTTGATTGCACTCTTGAGTGGACACGCTTGTGGACATTACATAATTCAGAAGCATTGCCAAGAGGCCATAATCATGTCATCACAACTTATTTCTTTACAATCAACATTGGTTTATCAGTTACACTGATTTCTGGAAGCTGTGATCTGTAACATTGAtgtgccaggaaaaaaaatagttacaCATTCAAAACAATGAGTGAACATGTATGGAAAAACCATGGAGGGAATGCTATGTACATTATTATACATTAGTATTGCTGCTGTCATTGTTTAATATTCAAATAGATTTACTCTGAAGAAGCCCAGgcagacagaagagagacacTTCAGTGAGACACTGAGTCAGCCTTTCCAGCCTCTTTTGCACTTTTTCTGTCAATGTCAATTGGAACTTTCTAGCTTCCTGACTTGTTCAGTGAACAGTTTTCTGTCTAAAGGCTGCGTCCTCCCCTCCAGCTGGGTGGGGTTGGCCTGTGACATGGGATTCCAGTGCAACcctgaaatgtgtcagtgttgatGTTTTGCACGATAGCACTCAACAAAGCCTCATATATATTGCTTTTTATCAAGTCCTTCTTAAGTCTCAACCCTTTGATGCTTTTTTAACTATAGAAACAAAGCACACATGATCTGTTAGGACAAGAAGAGCATGATCAAGCAGCATGTCAAAGAAAAGGTAGTAAATCATAAACATCAAGATtaacatcctgctgctgcttccatgTACAGTAAGCCTTTCCACCTAAAGAGAATGGAAGAGGAACTCCTTGATTTTTCACCACAGTGACAAAGGGTTTAATGCCAGCAGTTACATAATGCATTCACTCTGAAGCCCCCTCCCCCACCAGCCCTTCTCCTGTCATTACAAACGGCCTTGATCTAAATTTTGGCTCTTGCAGATATAGAAAATTTAGTTATGCAAAACAGTGGGGTGCATTTTGAGATCAAAGGAATTTTCAGTAAAAAGAGTCTGCACTTCTCTGCTGCAGGGTTTTGTTATATGAATCATCTTTCGCTGGATCTATGCAGTCTTTGTCTGAATGATATTTGAAGTCACATTCCTATTGTCCAAAGGTATCGGGGAACTTGCCTTATATTTaccatatttacatatttaacaGAAAAGCATATCTGAGATGATCATTTAAATGGAATTTGATCATAGACCTGTGTATCTAGATAAGGTTAATTTTAAGCTTAACAACATTTTGCAGATGGTTTCCAAGTCTCTACTTAATCACTCGTAAATGTTTCCTTCAGGTGTGAAAATTTGTATGTATAGTGGTGGAAGACCCAggtagaaaaaaagagaaattgtgAGCAGGTTTTTGGCCCCTGCTCAGGCACGTTTATGACTACAAAGTAACGCTGCTCAGTCGGCAGAGTTCGCTCCATTACTGCTAACAGACATTCCTCTGACGGCTGCGAGTTTGGACAGGCCAGAGGAGAGACCCAGGAAAAGGTATGCTCATTGATTCTCACTTCAAACCAGACGGGGGAATCTGTGTCTGGTCTCAGCAGGTCTTACACTGGTCTACAGTCGTATATACAGATGTTAAAAGGATGGTTATGGTTGTTGATTGTGGGTATTAGTTATGATGACTCAAGATATGAACTACTTCACAGCTGCTCCTCGTTCCAATCTTGCAATGTCCAACAGTAAtggaaattttattttaaaataaatacagttagTTGTGCAGCCCTGTTATCCCTCCTTTCAAATTTCTCAGTTGGGGGTGCAGTGGTAGCTCACCTGGTTATGTGTGTATCATTTATAGAAGCTGAGGCCTTACTGCAGCGACCTGGGTTCGAATCGCTCTCCCTTGCCTTTCCTGTCCctcttcactgtcactgtaataagcaaataaagacagaaatgccaaaaaaaattgtaaactTTCTCAAGGTCTTAATGACAGCTTACTAGCATTGTGTTTGAGTGTGGCTGCAGAAAGCATTTAAATCCCTCTGTGGCTGCTCCTGTTGTGTAATGTAAACTGATGTTAAATAGGTATTAAAGCGCTATTAGTGGCTGAGAACTGTTTGGTGGGGCTGAAGGTAACATTAGCATGCAAATTTGTCTTATATCAAAAGATTAAGCGATTAATTGACTAATGGGTTCAGGTGAATGGCTCCAGGTGTTTGTCAGATATCTTCTGGTGTATCTGGCCTTTGCAGGTCTTACACAGGTCTACAGTGTCCTTTGTTTTGGAccagcagagcagctctgtggctcTTCAGTGAAGGATCACACTCACTGCAAATGCCCAAACAGAGTTTACCACCCTTGAGGTTTCTCCTGGGATAGCAGAGCTCAGAATGTTGCTATAATTATGTTCAGTATTAAAATTGCTGCACTTAAGTGATTAAAGATAAACAACCAACAATAAGATGTTGCAGGAGCATGTACCTCTAAGGGATGGACACAAATCAGAACGATTCACAGATGTCTACACTGCATTGCCTGAGCCTCACGCAGGGATTCGGGGCCTGTTGCGTGCGTTTAGTGCTGCAGGTGGGATGGCCTTAATGTGAATTGTAAGTCTTTTGGCATAAACAGTGCTCTTCCTGCTTTTGTTACTCGTTATGTTGCTGCAGAGGAATTTTTTCCAACACTACCCTCCTTTGCAAGAGATGACACTTCTATAGGGAAATACAGATGATCAAACGAGTTTTACTGTCAAAATGAAACTCAGACCCGCTGTCCTAGCATTAATTTTAACTTTcagatcatttttctgttgagcCCTCCTTTCCTGACACAGATTGAATGGCTTCCTTATCCTGTTTTatgtgcaaaaataataatcttgTACTTATGATTATTCTTCACCAAGTGTCATGTTCCAGGCTGGAGATCTCACAGGCATCTCtctgggaaaaaagaaaaacacatttttaaagcaataGGACTTGTTGCATAGAAGGAGCAGTAGCCTCTTTacaattctctctctctctctttttttttttttttttgttaaacatcCCTTCGGGCTAATACTTCACGTTCCATAAGTACACAGTCCTTTTTCCTTTGACATAAATAATGTCTGGGCTTGTGCAGGGCCACACACCCCCCTAGGGACAGGCTTTGTATCATGTGATGTGTGACGCCTCATTCATGACTCTCCTGGTGGTGATATTATTTCAGAGAAATGTGTTCAGATGATATCACACAGCGGAGTTAggtcatcagcagcagcatagAGAGAAATGTTGCTGCTGCCACGGCGTTATCAGCACCACCTCAAAGAGCAGCTTCAGATCCAGCAGGCTGGACGCTGTCCATCAGCATTCCTCGCTGCCATTATTGTGGTGGTCATCTGTTTGTGGAGTGATTTACCATCTTTCCTTCAAGAGAGAGTGTCTTTTAGGGAATACAAGAAGAATTcactgcatgctgtgtgtgtgaaaatcttttgtttttcctaatCTGTGTCCAGACATGGCTGAGGATGACGTGACTCCAGAGCAGCTAGCAGCCATCGCCGCCGAAAATGAGGAGCCAGAGCCGGTGAACTACAAGGCACCAGCCCAAAAGACGGTGAAAGAGATCCACGAGCTGGATAAGGAAGATGAGAGTCTACGCAAATACAAGGAAGCCCTGCTTGGTGCTGGGGTCACTGAGGCTGgtaatgcagtgtgtgtatgtgtgtgtgtgtgtgtgtgtgtgtgtgtgtgtgtgtgtgtgtgtgtgtgtgtgagagagagggtaaACATGAGAGAGTAAGAAACAGGAAATTAGTGATATAAATTCTAAATTCATCTTTCTGTAGGACACATGCTCTGCTGATGTTAGCCTGTACTAGTCTAGTACTAGTGTACTAGTGTACTAGTGTTAGCCTAATACTGTTAGCCTGTTAAGCTGGCacagttttttagtttttacatgAACAGAATCACataaaataatgcattttaaagGATCCTTTTCCATAATCAGCTTGAGGAAAGTCAAGTCAAAATTATTGATACCTGATGCTGATTGGTACCGCTGGCAAGTCACATCTAACAGTGTTTTAGTGTCAGACTGATACTGCTCTGATGATTTAGTGTCACAATCGTAACAGTGATGGAATCATAGTTGACAATCAGCACAGAAGAGCCAGAGACATCATCTTTTTACTTTCCATGCCTTTGTTTTCCTCGTCAAAACCTGGCACCTTCATCTCCACACAATGCAGTCAAACAGCCAACAGTTGGGAGATGTGGGTGTGGCTGCTTCACAGCCCTGAATATTGTTTAAGAGTTTATCTGAGATATTCCAACAGCTCTACTGAGCCAACATGCAGCCAGCACCTTGACTATAACTGAGGCAAAGGCTTTTCACTCTGTTGGTCTTTAATGAACAACAAGAAGACCACTGTCATAACCTTTCACCCCCCACTGCTTTTTTACACACTGTAAATCATGTAAGTAATGATTTAAAGCACAgctgtttaaatttaaaaatcttATGCTTAGCTGCCACtttgatagaaaaataaatagtcATTCAGCCCTAAATCAGAGTTGTAGCTGAAGTTTGTGAGGTAAACTAGTTCAAGgcttgtcacagaatttgtattttgtttttgctgagtcTTTTCAGGTTTTCAGATCATGTGATGGGTCGGTCAGACTGCCAGAGGAAGTTGTGTGTCTTCACTCTTTTCTAGCGTGTTGAACCCCTGATAGTCAGCATTGCTTCTCTCAGTGAAGATAAAAGGTTGCTTCCGTGGGACTGAGAATAAACTGAGGTCTAATTAATGCAGAGGCTGTACCAACTACAGCAGAGCTGTTCTGATTTCAGCTCCCCTGAGCCCTCGCGTTTGGACAGCTGCTTGCTGCAGGACACGCATCATGTGCAGGCCGCTTGTAAATGTTTGGACCCTGGTCTAaattgtctgcatgtgtctaCACAAGTGTTGTCACAACAAATAGCTCTAGATTAattgtacacacaaacactcctgtgtgtgtgcgccatcCTGTTAGGATTTCTCTAGTTAACGGCAATTTACATAAAATGTACATAAAATGACTTCAAGGTTTATATAAGTCATATAAACCAATTCTAGCATCCTATACAAATCTACATGGTATCAAAGTGCTGTGTCTAAAATTTCATGTCTGGGAACATTATGGTTGTCTGTATTGAACTATCCTTTTCTTTGATCCTGTCTCAGATCCCAGTGTCCCCAATGTCCAGGTGACCCGGATGTCTCTGATCTGTGAAAGTGCCCCAAGCCCCCTGGTCCTGGACCTGCAAGGTGAGTCCCTGTTGGGGCCGCTGTATGATTTCTGATTCACAGTGGAACTGAGACTTGTCTCTACAGCATGTTAGTCCAGCACACATGCTCCACACACCAtttcaacacagaaacattttcttctACATCTTTCTCCTTATTAAACTCACTGTTTAAAAACACCAGTAACTATATTTGTCCCCATCAAATATAGCATCAATACTGACCTCAGCACTGGGTCTGcttatttttactttcatcCAGCACTACATAGAGGTGAGTCTGTGAAGGTCTGAATCTGTCCTGAGCATGCTGTAAATAACATTTGATGAACTGAAGGCCTACAGAGGTATACAGGAGTTACATGAGtccattttttctgtttgactgatgGTTGTAAAGAATGTACTTAAGATCTAGCGGTTAAGACCTCCTCCTCTGGAGCTGCTCGTGTCCCAGCTGGCCTAGATTTGATTCCATCCAGAACATTCTGTCCTGCGTCTCCCTTCCCCTGCATCGCCTCTGATTCTCCTGCTTTCTCAGCTAAAAATGACGACTGCCCACTCAGtaaataaatttaaacaattCAGATATTCAGTGATTTTGATTCTTGAAAATTCCTGCCAGTGATATTACCTTAAAGTCCCAAATATACCACAGTGATGCTGCTCTGCAGCTATAAAACTATTTATAGcacaaaaactaaataaaaaaatgacatcattATTAGAAGATACTGTAGTGTTGTATTGATTGAACTGATGTTGGACAGGAGACCTGCAGAGAAGGAAAgacttgtttttcaaaataGTAATgatctgctgtttctttttctgcctcagtaCATCCAAGAGTAAAACTGGAACTAGGTTCCTGCAGTCGAAATGCAGACAAAGTGTCCCAGTATCTCAGAATCTTACCGAGCCTCTGGATTTGTACTTTAAAGGTTCAGTTGCACtaattaaaaaaagttaaacaaaaagcaaaaacatctgTTTACATATTAACACCCAGAAACTATCAGAtgatatttttgcttgaaaaatgactgaagagATGAACTGTTTACCAAAATGGCTGAGACAAAATCATTTATGATGAATTGTCCAGTCTTTGCAGCTCTGATGCAGGATATACAATTATATATGCTTTGTCCAAACCCATTAACATGGATGTGAGATTATCATATTAGAATTTTGACATCTCTCAGTATAATGCTGTCAAAATTTCCATAtgattggttgttttgtttcttttatctcaGGGCTTTGGTATTGGACTGTATCTGATTGCACAGGTGTACCAAATAAGTGGTACCTGTATGTGTCCAGCCACCATCTCAGAATAGTCACCCAAAAGACTAAAATTGGAAAGCAGTAgtacataactttttttttttttttttgtggaatgCGTCTTCATGTTTGTGAAGTAAAAGCCTGCTGAGGATGAGTCATACAAACTTAGACAGTGAGTTAGGTCAGTTCCAGTAAAGGAATCAGTGTAGCTCGAGCATAACAGACACATCTGAtgttggattattattattattaaactcAGGCACCAGTTTGAAGAGAAGGATCCCAGGAAGAGAGCAACACACGCTCGGCTCAGCAAACATGCTGAAAGCTACTGCTCAAATTAAGAGCCTGTTTTCTGAGAACTACAGAGCAGTGACCCTAAACATGGTGGTCAGCACCCAGGGGACTGCCAGATAGTTTTAGAGGCCTGTGGATTTATTCAATTGGGTGAAAATTAAGGCTTACAAacgtattattattatgtttataGTATCATttacttgtttttgttattgtaaatACTAAATAGATTAAAGCCCTAGGCTTTCTCTGATAATCACTGTGAGCTTTGTTTAAGCACAGAGCTTTTAAAGCTATGAAGCAAGGCTCACTAGGACAGAGTtaaagtggggggggggggggtcctgtTACGCAGAGTTGCTGTATGAGGGGAAAGGGACAGCAGCATgcagatgttttaaaaataacaggAAGTTAATCATTGTAGTTTGAAGGCTCATTTGGCCTGTGTACTAAGGCTGCGTTCAGACCAGCTATAGCTCTCTGTGAACAAACGCAGCCCTTTTATTCACCTGTATGGAGCCAGTTCATCTGCACAGCGAGGGTGCCAAGGTGGGTGGCTCTAGTAAAACAATAGCTGAAACAGGCTCAATTTTACCTTGCAATTCttgaaacataaaataaaatagttgcCCCTGTGATAAGTTTGCAAAGTTATAAAATCCTGAGtactacatacatacatacatacataactGCCGTGGAGTCTTCTGCTGTCTGATAAACCTTTAAGCACATTAATCATAATATCATTAATCATAATTATTCAGGCTGCATTCCTGGAGTGTATCTCACTGTCTCATCAGCCAGACAACATGCACCACCACTGCAGCCCCTTATGCTGCTTTAACGCTGGCCTGCTTTGGGGCTCAGTTCATTCAAGACtcaaaaacactgaaggaaCCGTTCACCAGATTTTAATACCTGTAAAAGCTGTATGCTTTGCAGTCTGAAACACCTGAGAAATGAAGACAAGTTATCTTTATGCTCAAGCTTGTCCATAAATACCACATATTGAGTCAGCATACAGCAGGGTTTTGCTCTGGGTTCTCCTAATGATAGCAGCACTGACTGTgttaatgaaatatttacacctgtgtttttttttcctttgtggttTCTTACAGGAGACCTGGAAGCCTTTAAGAAGCAGGCCTTTGTTCTAAAGGAAGGAGTTGAATACAAAATAAAGATCAGTTTTAAGGTGAGAGCTGATGTAGCTACATCTGTACACAGGAAATGGCTGTTTCAGTGGAATATGAGTATCAGTCCTCGTTATTTGCCGTCCCAGTACTCAGTAATCAGAACCGATTCAGTTTGAcactaatactaataatatcTTCACATCTCTGATATTAAGGTGATTGAACAGAGGTCAAAGTCAATATATGTCTTATTCAGTCAAGACACAGCTTCCATAAACGATAGCACATAATCCACTTGTTAGCAAATTGCTACTCTAATGTTTGAAGCACAGCTGGTATCACAGCTGTGCCATTGTAGTTCAGTACAGTAAACTGTAGCTGAGTCTGGTATGAGCTCTGAGGAACAGACAGATACAGCTGCTGGAAAAGCTCTGAGAACAGTATCAGAGTCCTTATGCAGATTTTAAGACCAGTTAAAGACACTGAAGCTATCATACTACATTAACTAATCCCAGGAAATAGCCAGAGATTAAATCCAAATCAGGACACTGTCTCAGTTTCAGTGCAGACATTTTATAGTTTCAAGGACATTTTTCTTCAAGTCTCTCTAAATTCCTTCTGCCTCTTCCTGGTGTTTACATCTGTCGTGTTGGTATATGTGTTTAacaatgtttgtgtgtcctcaggtgaaCAGGGAGATTGTTTCGGGTCTGAAATACGTGCAGCAGACATACAGGAAAGGAATGAAGAGTGAGTGAACTGTTTCTGTCGACCTTTTTGAAATTATGGACACAAACACGTCTTTTAAGCTTAATATTTAACAAGTATTTTATCTCCATTCCTAAAATCCAACCAAGATGAAACATCCCCTTTTCTGCTACAGCACACAGACCTACTCTGTTAATCATACATGTCGAGAACCTtctggtgagaaaaaaaaaaaattcctgatCTCAGCATGTAAGAGTCAAACTATCTTCACGTACCGCCAATCAAATCAGTTCACATTAGCTGTCGCTGTTCTGTCTTTGGCTGATGGTGACACTGACTAAATTCCAAACAGCAGCATactgaacaacacaaaaacGTCTGACTCTGATCCACAACCAACACTGGCTTGCTAAACGAGCTACTGACACCAGTTTGTAGGCTTGTTTGCTAATTATCTAGTTAGCTGTAGAACATTGAACAGCCAAAAAAACTGACGTGCAAAACTCAGCATCAGTCAGTTTAGATGCTAAATATGTTCAAACATGATCCTTATTCTGTAAACAGTAAGACTTGTGACTTACTTATTTGCTTATATAAATTTaagatacagtaaataaactCTCTGAGCACTTCATTAAGAGgagtacacctgcttattcacgCAGCTGTCTAATCAACCAATCAcatggcagcagtgcagagtATAAAATCCAGCAGAtgcaggtcaggagcttcagttaacaCATCAACAATCAGGGTGGTGAAACAAATGTGacctcagtgactttgaccagCAGCATAATTATTGGTCTGAGACGAGCTGGTTCGAGTTTTCCTGAAACTGCTGAGCTCCTGAGATTTtcactcagaatggagccagaaACTAAAGCCatccagagagcagcagcagctcttatttcaattttaaattaaaactaatgttttcacctcaactGTAAAATGGTGATACACCTAATAAACAAGTCTGCTTCAAACTAACCGATGTTGCTTAATGTCCTTTTACATCTGTCAACAGTTGATAAATCAGACTACATGGTGGGCAGCTACGGGCCTCGCCCCTCTGAATATGACTTCCTGACCACGATGGAGGAGGCTCCTAAAGGCGTGCTGGCCCGCGGCAACTATGTCATCAAATCCAAGTTTACTGACGACGACAAGCATGACCACCTGTCCTGGGAGTGGAACCTCAACATCAAGAAAGACTGGAAAGACTAAAAAGAGGCCTTTGTGTTTGGGGGGGTCGAGGGAATCAAAGTCCCTCAGCCCTGTGCGTTCATCAGCCGCTCCCATCATTCCCGCCATGTGTCCACCATTTCTGCcttctttgtttttactttgttgtgCATTTCATGCTCTCATGCCTTAGTTCCCGCCTCGCTGTCTTAACACCCCAGCCTCCTTCCCAGCTCTCTGTCAGCAtcggtagcagcagcagtagcagcctcccctccaccctccccctcAGTCCGTCCAGCATCTCCCTACCTGCCCAGTGTTTCATTGATTGCACACTGTTCACCAACCCGACCTGCCATCCTCCCTCACGCCACACCCCTCACTGAGCTGTGCCATGTAGCACCTTACTTCCTCACACCCCAGCccttctgctttctttctgtcccgGTTTTTTGCTGCTTGAAGAGATTAACCCCGCCTTCCACCTTTCCAGAATGgtgtcttcctctctcagtaTCAAGTACATGTGGAAAAGCAACTGTACAATCAActtttgtttgccttttttatATAATTGTATCAATGGTTGTGTAATGTGACTGTATTCACATCACTGTTAATCAGCTGTTGTGTTCATAGCAGGCCCCACCACATCCacctgcccccctccccctccacccccccacactACATTCACCGTTCCTTTGCTTGCCTACTTGCTTGCTGTCTTTTGATATAATTACCACTACCTGCCTTGTAAAAACAATTCATTCAGAGCTGCTCTTCAGCGCATCCCTCCCTTCCCTAAATGTATTCACCCACCCCCCCTTTCATTGGGGGCTGGGGCCAAAGTAAACAAGGGAGTAAAAAAGTataagggtaaaaaaaaaaaaaaaaagatgccttACGTATCGACTAAACTCATTCATGTCTGTTCAGCATGCCTTGTGTGTACGCGCAGCGCTTTCTATCAAGTAGTCTGTATATCAAGGGCTTACTCTCGCTACCAACTGATCTGTAGCCCTGTTGTAGTGGAGACTGTTTATACAGGTTACTCAGACACAGCTGTGCACACACCcactgcccccccaccccccccgaATAATGTTATGAATGTTGGATAAAAAAATTGGAGAAAAGAAACCAAACCCAGTTGAAATCAGTCAGTATTGGCACGTTTGTTCCTTTCAGCCATGAGGCCTTAGCACTAACTATGATTATGTGGAGAGAAGAACAGCGACAAACAttattagtcttttttttttgttttttttaattatattattatttgttgtttcCCCTTTGCCTTAATGTACATCATTCCCCTACAGATCGCTTCATAACTCGTAGCCCGCAGGCAGGAGATCCCAAGTATGGCGTAGTACCAGGGAAAGCACAGGAGAGGAGGCTGAGCCAGGCACCGTCTGCTGCTGCCGGAGACCTCAACGGTGTCTGGTctcagccacagacagacactggcagtgaaaaggaaaaaaaaaaactgaccagGCTTTCAGCCTTTTTACCCCGTGGCCCTCTCATCACCTCAGTGACATGAAGGGTCAAGTCACACTACTACAGAAACACGTGCTCTAATATTTTATCAGGGAGGAGAGTTTTCAAACACAACTGACCAgtcacattaaattaaaatcgACTTGTACTGTACCAGAACACATGGATGTaaaactttgtttgtttttgtttcttctgatAACTATGTATTCCTGCTCCATACATTCCTTCACATTGTACAGTTTCTATGAAAACGCTGGCATGCTGGTGGGGTTGTATATTCTATCATCATTTG is a window of Toxotes jaculatrix isolate fToxJac2 chromosome 4, fToxJac2.pri, whole genome shotgun sequence DNA encoding:
- the LOC121181287 gene encoding rho GDP-dissociation inhibitor 1-like; its protein translation is MAEDDVTPEQLAAIAAENEEPEPVNYKAPAQKTVKEIHELDKEDESLRKYKEALLGAGVTEADPSVPNVQVTRMSLICESAPSPLVLDLQGDLEAFKKQAFVLKEGVEYKIKISFKVNREIVSGLKYVQQTYRKGMKIDKSDYMVGSYGPRPSEYDFLTTMEEAPKGVLARGNYVIKSKFTDDDKHDHLSWEWNLNIKKDWKD